The genomic DNA GTGGCTGACCACGGCGGTGCTCGGGACTGCGTCGGTGCTCACTGCGCGGACCTCCTCAGCGGGGTCGCGGGTCCGGTAGCGTCCGCAGCGGGGACCGGTTCCGGCCCACCGGGGGGCACCGCCCCACAACCACCCATCTGTTCAGTATGCTGAACGGCATACATCTCGTTGAACTCGCGGGACGATACGCCGCGCGACAGGAAGGGGTCAAGGGCATGTCCTCGCCGACGACCAACGCCGCCCTCGGCGGCGGTGCCCAGGTGAAGTCCGCGGTGCGGACCATCGAGCTGCTGGAGTACTTCGCCGGCAACACCGGCATGCACAGCCTCGCCGAGGTGCAGGAGCAGACCGGCTACCCCAAGTCCAGCCTGTACATGCTGCTGCGCACCCTGACCGAGCTCGGCTGGGTGGAGACCGACGCCACCGGCACCCGGTACGGCATCGGCGTGCGAGCCCTGCTGGTCGGCAGCTCGTACATCGACGGCGACGCCGTGGTGGCCGCCGCCCGCCCGACCCTCGACCTGCTCTCCGAGGACACCGGCGAGACCATCCACCTGGCCCGGCTGGACGGCGCCAACGTGGTCTACCTCGCCACCCGGCAGTCCCAGCACAGCCTGCGCCCGTTCACCCGGATCGGCCGCCGGCTGCCCGCGTACGCCACCTCGCACGGCAAGGCACTGCTCGCCACCCACACCGACGAGCAGATCCGCCGGCTGCTCCCGGAGCAGCTGGAGCCGCTGACCGAGCACACCCACACCGACCGGGAGGAGCTGATCGAGGAGCTGGCGGAGGTCCGCGCCCGCGGCTACGCGGTGGACCGCGAGGAGAACACGCTCGGCGTGCGCTGCTTCGGCGTCGCGATCCCGTACCGCTCGCCGGCCCGCGACGCGGTGTCGGTCTCCGTCCCGGTGGCCCGGCTCTCGCCGGGGCGCGAGGAGACCATCCGGCACGCCCTGTTCGACGCCCGCGACCGCCTCACCCTGGCGACCCGTCACTTCTGAGGACTCCACCACCGCTGCCCCGGCGCCGCTCTGACGAGGCGTCGGGGTTTCTGGTGCCGCCGCGCGCGGCCGCGCCGGGCGTCTTGACATGTGCGCCCGACGCTCCCTAGGGTCCGGACACGGATGCGACCGAGGTTCATATTCCTGAACCCGATCGGAAGAGCGTATCGCCCCCGCGCACCCACCCCACCCCCGCGCTCGACGAGGAGCTCCCGCCATGCGCCTGCCCCGCGCAGCCCTGTGCACCGCCGCCGCCCTCTGCACCACCCTGCTCGCCGCCCCCACCGGCGCGCAGGCCGCCGACCTCGGCCACACCACCCTGGCCGCGGGCGACGGCTGGGCCGCCGCCACCACCGGCACCACCGGCGGGTCCAAGGCCGACGCCGCCCACACCGTCACCGTCTCCACCCGGGCACAGCTGGTCGCCGCCCTCGGCGGCAAGAACTCGAGCAACGGCTCCAACGCCACCCCGAAGATCGTCTACCTGTCCGGCACGATCGACCTCAACACCGACGACGCCGGCAACCACCTCGCCTGCTCCGCCTACACCACCGGCGGCTACAGCCTCTCCGCCTACCTCGCCGCGTACGACCCGAAGGTGTGGGGCACCTCCAAGGTGCCCTCCGGCACCCAGGAGAGCGCCCGGGCCGCCTCGCAGAAGCTGCAGGCCGACAAGGTGCAGATCAACGTCGGCGCCAACACCACCATCGTCGGCGTCAACAACGCCAAGCTGCGCGGCGGCGGGCTGGTGGTCAAGAACGTGGACAACGTGATCGTCCGCAACATCGCCTTCGAGAACGCCGCCGACTGCTTCCCGCAGTGGGACCCGACCGACGGTTCCAGCGGCAACTGGAACTCCATGTACGACGCGATGACCGTCTACAACGCCACCCACGTCTGGGTGGACCACAACACCTTCTCCGACGGCGCCGTCCCGGACTCCTCGCTGCCCAGCTACTTCGGGCGGCTCTACCAGGTCCACGACGGCCTGCTCGACGTGGTCAAGGGCGCGGACTGGGTCACCGCCTCGTGGAACGTCTTCAAGGACCACGACAAGACGGACCTGATCGGCAACAGCGACAGCTCCACGGTGGACTCCGGCCACCTCAAGGTGACCTTCCACCACAACCTGTGGCAGAACACCGTCGAGCGCGCGCCGCGGGTGCGCTTCGGCCAGGTCGACGTCTACAACAACTACTTCGTCCCGACCGCCGGGAACTACGAGTACAGCATCGGCGTCGGCAAGTCCTCGCAGATCGTCGCGCAGAACAACTACTTCGCCCTGCCCTCCGGCGTCACCGCGGGCAAGGTGCTCTACAACTGGGGCGGCACCGCGCTCACCGCGAGCGGCAACGCGGTCAACGGCACCACCACCGACCTGATCGCCGCCTGGAACGCCGCCAACTCCAGCAAGAAGCTCGGCACCTCGGCCGGCTGGACCCCCACCCTGCGCACCGCCGTCGACGCGGCCTCCGCCGTCCCCGCCAAGGTCACCGCCTCGGCCGGCGCCGGCCACCTGTAGGCCGCCCGCCCACCCGCACGGGCCCCGACGCGACCCGCCGCGCCGGGGCCCGGCCCACCCCTGCCCGGCCCACCCCTGCCCGCCCCTGCCAGGAGAGCCGCCATGCCCCCTGCGATCCCCTCCCGCCGCGCCGTCCTGCTCGCCTCGGCCGGTGCGCTGCTCGGCGCCGCCGTCCCCGGCAGCGCGCACGCCGCCCGTGCCCCGTTCGGCCCGTACGGCACGCCCGCCGCCCGCCTCACCCCCCGCACGCTGTACGTCGACGCCGCGGGCCGCGGCGACCACACCACCGTCCAGGCCGCCGTCTCCGCCACCCCGACCGGCGCCAGCGCCGCCACCGGC from Kitasatospora terrestris includes the following:
- a CDS encoding pectate lyase; amino-acid sequence: MRLPRAALCTAAALCTTLLAAPTGAQAADLGHTTLAAGDGWAAATTGTTGGSKADAAHTVTVSTRAQLVAALGGKNSSNGSNATPKIVYLSGTIDLNTDDAGNHLACSAYTTGGYSLSAYLAAYDPKVWGTSKVPSGTQESARAASQKLQADKVQINVGANTTIVGVNNAKLRGGGLVVKNVDNVIVRNIAFENAADCFPQWDPTDGSSGNWNSMYDAMTVYNATHVWVDHNTFSDGAVPDSSLPSYFGRLYQVHDGLLDVVKGADWVTASWNVFKDHDKTDLIGNSDSSTVDSGHLKVTFHHNLWQNTVERAPRVRFGQVDVYNNYFVPTAGNYEYSIGVGKSSQIVAQNNYFALPSGVTAGKVLYNWGGTALTASGNAVNGTTTDLIAAWNAANSSKKLGTSAGWTPTLRTAVDAASAVPAKVTASAGAGHL
- a CDS encoding IclR family transcriptional regulator; the protein is MSSPTTNAALGGGAQVKSAVRTIELLEYFAGNTGMHSLAEVQEQTGYPKSSLYMLLRTLTELGWVETDATGTRYGIGVRALLVGSSYIDGDAVVAAARPTLDLLSEDTGETIHLARLDGANVVYLATRQSQHSLRPFTRIGRRLPAYATSHGKALLATHTDEQIRRLLPEQLEPLTEHTHTDREELIEELAEVRARGYAVDREENTLGVRCFGVAIPYRSPARDAVSVSVPVARLSPGREETIRHALFDARDRLTLATRHF